CAAAAATTGAATACAAAATCTCCACGCTTACTTGCGGATAACACCGAAGGTGCGAAATTCCTCCTTGATTTCTTGCTCACTAACCCTTGGATCCAAATGCCCATTATCATCATAAAACATAACTGCATCATTCATTGATTCATATTATATATCAGTAACTTACATAGAAACAGCTTCGTCATTGACCATATAATAAGGAAAAAAGGCTCCAAGAAAAGCAAGAGTTCCAACTCCCATAGCCGATTTTGCTCGTGTGAAGAAAGTAGAGATCAGGGACGATAGCATTATGCCACTGCGCCCAAACAGAAAGAAATAGACAAACACCAATGTTTTATCACTGTACTGAAACAGTGCCCATCGTGCACACAGTGATGATTGCTGCTGTAATCGCAAACTGTAAAAAAAATCATCAGAAACATATAATGCTCAGGCTTTGCAATTGCAGGTTTTTAATGCTCAGACTTTCCAAATGTGTACTGATCCATCCACTGGTGAGATTATCATACAGTTAATCTTTTCGATGACGACTAACACGTGTTACCTGCCAACACAACATGAACTTTATTCAGTACATTTTGAAATTAAGAGAAAAGGCTATTAGGTGTCTTGAGTTCTGATAACGAATCTACCACTTCTAGACTTTAAATTTGAAATACACCATCCCACACTACCCTTTTTCTCCACTCACTAATTTTACATATAGTTCATAAAACTATATTGTTAAAAGAGTAGTTAAGCTTTTATAATAGCGCATGACCTAATAAAATCAAAAGAAGGTCGTCGGAAATACCTCTGTTTGTCGGGACCTACCTCAACCACCATCTACACCTGGGAACTCGTCTTTATTTCCACCGATCTGCTTGAGTTCTACCACCGGAACCCTAGACTACAAAACAACAAAGGTATCTTGAATTCTTATAAACCCTTATTGCAACAACTACAACATATGAAAGCGAGAACAGAAAATGAAAGAGTATACCTGATGCTTGAATGTTTAGATTTAAGAGGCTTCATCGAGAAGGAAGATGTATGCGATATCTAGGGCTTCGAAAATAATCCTACACAGATCATACAAAGAAAAAAACATCAAAATAATATaaatgtaaataataaagtgtcaTCAAGGATGGATGATTGTGTACCGCGAAACCCTAATCACACCCTaaattaatcaaataaaaaatattaGAATGAAGAATCATAATACAATGAAAGTATAAATTTCACAAAAGGAAAGCACCTAAAGATATCTTTGGATTGCATAGGGTTTCTGAGATTTGAAATCGGATTGCGATGAGGAAATGGAAACCCTATCTACATAttcacaaacacaaaatacactTAGAAATCAGGATCGAAAGATAAACCTGACTGGATTACACCAATATCCCCTACAAATCGAAAGACCCAATGATGTTCCAATTGTTGTTAGGAGCAAAAGTGATACCATTTAGATTGTTATTGTAATCGGAAGTGGTACCTGGTTTGTTTAACCATTGGAGAAGAGAATGATGATTCATGATGAAGGGGAAGAAAGGTTTGGGTTTACAAAAGAATGGTGATTTGATATCGATGACCAATGATGTAAGAACGAACGATGGAGGcgaaggagattagggtttctGAAACATAGGGTGAAAGGATGATGGATTATTACATGATTTATACTCCGGGTCATATTTGCGGGTATGGTTATCTTCATTCGGATCCCGTGTAGAAATAACATGTCTCCcacattttcccgccaaaaaccTATTGAGGTTGCATCACAAATTTACACGTGTCCCAAACcttatttgtttattatatatatagatgtgGATCTTTTTTAACTTGTACTTTTATTACCCTTCATTCGTTGTGGTGTGTTATCATTACTAGAAGCATAAAAATCATGCAGAATATGAATAACTACATGGAATGATGCAGGTGAGGTTGATGGCGGTAGTGGATACAACCGCGGTGGCAGTGGACATGGAGGGTACAACAATGGCGGCGGACATGGAGGGTACAACAACGGCGGCGGACATGGAGGGTACAACAACGGCGGCGGACATGGAGGGTACAACAACGGCGGCGGACATGGAGGGTACAACAACGGCGGCGGACATGGAGGGTACAACAACGGCGGCGGACATGGAGGGTACAACAACGGCGGCGGGCATGGAGGGTACAACAACGGCGGCGGGCATGGAGGGTACAACAACGGCGGCGGGCATGGAGGGTACAACAACGGCGGCGGACATGGAGGGTACAACAACGGTGGTGGACATGGAGGATACAACGTTGGGGGACGTGAAGGATATAACGGTGGGGGACATGGAGGGTACAACAAAGGCGGCGGACATGGGGGATACAACGGTGGTGGACGTGGAGGATACAACGGTGGTGGACATGGAGGGCATGGcaaaggtggtggtggtgaagagGCAACTGCTTACAAAGAAACTCAAAACTGATGATAAGCATATTCGAGCTGGAtgaaacatatataatttcatgaGTCGAGTATTATAAGAATGTTTTATCTTGCATCATCAGTACATACTCCTTATATATGTAATACTTGGCATGACTCCTTGTGTGTATAGAATAAGTTAATAAGAGTGTACTTTTAATCCAACTTTATATCTTATCCTTATAACCAATGCCTTCACCATTTTTTAACCatgtaaaacaaggtctccaaggccgagtacttctcgagtagtcgctacaaggtaggctgtcgaggcgactttcttcaatTCTGCCTAgttactcggaatcgatcaaacgcggtcaacctcaGCCAGAATAGGATGTAGTAGGTTAACTCGAGCCAAGTTTGACTTAAAAAAGAATAAAATATAATTTCTATGTCTATAATATTAAAgaatattaaagaatgaatatcattttcacgtattttgttataaatattagtaaatttatgttatataacatatatttaatatttgaaaactaatttctttataatttaacatgtctgaGTACTCCttgagtactctccgcctaggtcgagtactctcaactcctcGGCCGACCGACTAAAGAGCGCCTAGCGCTTTTTGCAACCATGTTTTTAAAAATGGTATTTTATAGAATTGACTATCAAGTAAAGATAGAGTAAAGAAAACAAACAATTACATGTTCATGAGTcggttttttttttaaccaaTCCACCCAATACAACTTAGAGTTAATTATACAGTGGTTTATAGCTAGTTTCGCCTTAGATACTAactttttaacaggtttaggttttatggtttcaattttgtaacacatttgggtactaacaccaagcttagtaaatttttatgttaaattttagtaaaatgactaaaatacccttctatTTTAAAAGAACCATGTATGTCATTACTCTATTTTTACTTCCAAGGACCATTTGTGGATCGAAATAATACAAATTAAACTTCAATTTGGGGATATGTTTGAGAAACGCAAACATCGCCGGAATGTTGAACCGGAATGCACCCGGTTGAATTCTTGAGATTGATTCGATTTGAATCGTAATTGTGTTTGATAACATTCCAATTATTCGTTCGATTTGAAGTTTTTGATTATTATTAGGTATCACTGCAAGAAAACAGGGCAATAGCCGCGACAAATGTCGCCGTTAAAAGGTATGATCTGTGCCGCTATTGTTAATAGCGGCGACATGTCGTCGCTAAAGGTTGGCCAGTAAAGGCCCTCTTGTCATCCTAAAATCACATAAAACGTAATACTTAACATCCTAAAATCGCATAAAACGTTTAATCCATACAATAACATCCTAAAATAACATCTGAAAACTACAAGATAGTTGTCATTTGTCGATAATACTTAATAGTCATCGTCATCCTCATCGTCCTTGTCAAAAATGTCATCATCGTCGTTTGCGGCTCGCTTTCCCTTCGAAATAAGATAGGAATCGAGTTGATTTAAAAATGTCGGGGTTTAGAACAAACTCGAAACATATTCCTACATTAATACATATCAAAACCTATATTAGCATTTAACATACTACCAACATATATTTACCAAAGTAACATGCATTTGCCAAATTAACATGCGCTCATTAAAAAAGActcttagggtctgtttggtatggggtaatggaatgaacgaaggaatggaatggacgaggtaatggaatggacgagggaatgcaatggatcattaccattccatgtcttgtttggttaccatgtgaatggaatgaattattattatgtattgttcggtaggcaagaaaaacggagtaagAAAATTAGCGGTGAGTGATTGTGAGTGgttggttataggtggcggtggtgggtgtcggcggcggcgattggtggtggtggcggcggcgagtggcggtgacgacgagtggtggtggcgacaaggcggccgttggtggtgggtggcagcaaagGTGGCGGTTAGTGGCGGCGGCAGCAAAGGTGGCGGTTAGTGGCGGCGGTagcggttggtggtggcggtggtggtggcgtcgacaATGGTGGTGGGCGGTGGCGGCAAGTGGTgttggcggttggtcgcagctgtgggtgataacggtggcgagtgggtggcggcggcggcggtggctgtcggggtgaggtggtggcgggtggcggcgatggcgtcggtggtgggtggtggtggtggtgggttgtggcgaaggtcatgggttgtggtgttgatgaatggtgcaagaggggatggaatggaaaaaaaaacatgggggtggaaggaatgattttgaaggaatggaatgcattttggaatgagtgattccattccattgaccaaccaaacactcttttcttcattccctcgtaatcactcattccattccacctctattcctgcataccaaacactaccttaatTGTATATATCTCCAAGCCTAAATTAAAATTGCATATTTCTCCATCTCTATTAAAATGTGTATTTTACCCTTTCAAAATTAAATCATCTTTATCAGAATTCCAGGCCTAAAACACTCAAAATTGAGACTCTTCAATTTCTCATGTTCCACTCAAGCTTCTCTCTGTCTCGTTGTCAAACACAACCACAATAGTAAGTATAGCCCAAACATAATTATAAACAATTATGGTTTTATATTGATATAAATTTGGTTTTGGCAATGGTACTTAAAAGCTCAGACCTCCTGAGAGACTTTGACCTTTGCTGTTCAAGTGTAGACGGTGATTGAAGATTTTTGGGCATTGAAAGTCAATAGCTTTCGTTTTTGTACAGTAGGTTTAACAATTAGCATTGAAAGTCAATCACAATCCTATGGTTAATAAAGATGGAAAGTCTACTACTGATAATGGTTACAATTGTTGAATAAAAATGGAACGGGTGAAACATGATGAAAATATATTGCCTTAATATGGGTAAAGAAATGGAACACCTCAATAACGGAACAATAACGAAATGTGTTAATTTAGATGATTATTGCTCGTATTTTTTATGATTCTTACTCTAGTTCGTGATAGACGGACAATAATAaaaaacgcaaaaaaaaaaaaaagaacttagTAAAGACGAAAGAAAGGGAAAAAACTAACTAG
This is a stretch of genomic DNA from Helianthus annuus cultivar XRQ/B chromosome 16, HanXRQr2.0-SUNRISE, whole genome shotgun sequence. It encodes these proteins:
- the LOC110920442 gene encoding uncharacterized protein LOC110920442 isoform X2: MVVEVGPDKQSLRLQQQSSLCARWALFQYSDKTLVFVYFFLFGRSGIMLSSLISTFFTRAKSAMGLCFMMIMGIWIQGLVSKKSRRNFAPSVLSANKKIASAKLSLWSEIAPVIPPASLSVNNICKSIMFACATCRRQLQMKVCATKVRETATFIADVEVKYVVELHNWCDPKKF
- the LOC110920442 gene encoding uncharacterized protein LOC110920442 isoform X3, with protein sequence MVVEVGPDKQSLRLQQQSSLCARWALFQYSDKTLVFVYFFLFGRSGIMLSSLISTFFTRAKSAMGLCFMMIMGIWIQGLVSKKSRRNFAPSVLSANKKIASAKLSLWSEIAPVIPPASLSVNNICKSIMFACATCRRQLQMKVCATKVRETATFIAGMSRWSTWKVDGDLDLTC
- the LOC110920441 gene encoding dormancy-associated protein 2-like isoform X2, which gives rise to MASKTFLLLALVFAVVLLITSEVAARDLASNHDGEVDGGSGYNRGGSGHGGYNNGGGHGGYNNGGGHGGYNNGGGHGGYNNGGGHGGYNNGGGHGGYNNGGGHGGYNVGGREGYNGGGHGGYNKGGGHGGYNGGGRGGYNGGGHGGHGKGGGGEEATAYKETQN
- the LOC110920441 gene encoding abscisic acid and environmental stress-inducible protein-like isoform X1; the protein is MASKTFLLLALVFAVVLLITSEVAARDLASNHDGEVDGGSGYNRGGSGHGGYNNGGGHGGYNNGGGHGGYNNGGGHGGYNNGGGHGGYNNGGGHGGYNNGGGHGGYNNGGGHGGYNNGGGHGGYNNGGGHGGYNNGGGHGGYNNGGGHGGYNVGGREGYNGGGHGGYNKGGGHGGYNGGGRGGYNGGGHGGHGKGGGGEEATAYKETQN